The genomic stretch GTATCCTTTAGGCCGCTCCGGTTCACCGGGGCAAGCGGTGACAGATAGGGAGCACCAAATGAGCGTAAGGAACAGATATGGGCCAAAATAAAGAAAAAGCCAATCAGAATACCGTATAATCCCAGCACTGCCGCCAGAGCCAATAGAAAAATACGCAAAAATACGGTCGTTGTGGTCAGTGAGGGATTTACAAAATCCGTAATGGCGGTAATGGCTACAACGATAACCATCGGACTACTGACTACCCCCGCATTGACCGCCGTTTCGCCGAGCACCAGCGCTCCTACAATACTGATCGCCTGCCCAACCGGCCGTGGCATCCGGATACCGGCTTCGCGGATAATCTCAAAGGCAATGCCCATGATGAACGCTTCCAAAAAAGGCGGAAAAGGGATACCCTCCCGGGTGGCCGCCATCGTAATGAGCAAAATGGTCGGCACCATTTCGTAATGATACATGGATACGGTTACATATAAAGCAGGCAGCGCAATGGTCATGAGCAGCGAGAAAACCCGAATCAGCCGCATAAACGAGGCGGCAATAGGCCGCAAATAATAGTCTTCACTGCTCTGCAAGCTTTCAATAAACAAAAAGGGAACCGTCAAGACAAAGGGGGTTCCGTCACAAAAAACCGCCACCCGCCCCTCCAACAGCTTACCGGCAACCACATCGGGTTTTTCAGTGGAGCCCACCGTTGAAAAAATGCTGTATTTCTGGTCTTCAATATACTGCTCCACGTATCCCGAGTCCAATACGGCATCAATTTTAATCTGCTGTATTCTTTTTTTTACTTCCGCTACCAGTTCGGGATTTGCCAGATTTTCAAGATAAGCAATCACTAAGTTGGTGTTTGTTTGTTCTCCAAGCTGCATTTTCTCTACAACGAGGTCGGTATTTCTTACGCGCCGGCGCAGCATGGTGATATTGACAGTTATATTTTCGGTAAAGCCTTCCCTTGATCCCCGGACCACCGTCTCCGTGCCAGGTTCTTCGATGGCGCGGTAGCTAAAACCTTCGGTATGGACAATCAGCACCTGCGGTGATCGGTCAATAAAGACAGCCGTATTGCCGGCAAGCAACTGCCGGGCTACTTCCTGAAATACATTGGTTTCGGTAATGCCGGCCGATCCCAGCAAGTCCTTTTTCACGCGCTGCAGACAGTTTCCCCGGTACCGGCTTCGTCTTACCTGTCCTTTTACCGGCTTTTGCATGAGCGGCTGAAGAATATATTGATCAATCCGTTCCACATCTGCCATTCCATTGATAAAACACAAAAAGGCTTCCCGATGCAAATGCGGAATGGCAAAATCCCGAAATATAATATCCTGGCTTTTATCAAAGACTTCCCTTAACTGTTTTTGATTAGCCCGGATATCCGGGCTTACCTGGCACGCTGATTCCTGGGCAGCCCCGGAATCAGCTTTTTGTTCCGGCCCGGTATTGGCAGACTGTGTAAACTGCAGAACCATCACTTACTTTCTCCCAACTTGTTTGATCAATTCAACGGGTAACCCAGCGCACCAGACAAAGTAACGCATAATAAACGCAAAGGAGGGCAAGCACTCCGGCGTATAGCCAGCCGCCAACAATCAATATGGCCGGAACAAACCCGACTTCCAGCAGTAGTTGCGGCGTAAGGGTATCCATGGGATCAACTTCCCTCCTGTTGACAATTGTTTGTTTTTCTAATCCGTCGTTGCAGGTCCTTCAAATAAATCGCGATGAGCAATAACACCGGGCAGACCAGTTCAAATACGGTAAAGCCACTGTAGAAATAAGAAATGGAGACCTTCAGCCCGGCCCAGCGGTGAAAAATCAGGTTGGGATAATAGGTAATGGAAAACCAGGTCCAAAAGGTGCCAAAAAATACAATCAACCATTTTTCATGCTTTCGCGGCACTTTGAGCAATGTTTTGTATACCAGAATTCCGCCGTAAAAATGAATGGCCATCTTAAAGAAACCGCCAATAAACATAACCACCGTAGCAATTGAGTCAAGGTTAGTAATAATGTCCATAATATTAATGAGTTTAATTACTTCATAGATCGGGATTGTAGATATTTTAACCAATGGCACTCCTAACACGGCTACCATAAGCGCCAGCACACTGGACAGCAGCACGCCAATGGTGGCAGTGACAAACATGGAGGTCTTTCTCACCAGTTTTTTCTCTCTCGCAAAGGGCCAATACATAAAAAAGACCACCATTTCGCCAAAAGGAAAGTTTAATACCGCCGGTATCGCAGCTTTTAGTACTGGTCCTACCCCATTGCCCAGTACCGGTTGCAGACGGTGCAAACTGACCTCTCCGGACGCGCTGATTAAAAAGATAGTGGCTATAATAAAGAATACCACGATGGGGAACATAATTTCTCCCATCCGGGCCAACACCTCGCAGCCTAAAAAAAGCACATACACAACGGTAAGCATAAAAATGATGAGAATTATCGATAAGGGAATATTAGGCAGCAATATCATTGAAATCAGCTCGCCAAATTCCCGGAAATTCAGCGTCGCAATCCAGAAAAACTCCAGACCGTACAGCATAGCCAACGGAATGGCCAGCCAATTGCCAAAAGTCTGCTGGATAATCTCCACCAAATTCCGCTCGGGATACCGGCGATGAATTTCCGTATATACCCAAAGGAGCAAAAAGCCAAAAAACATCGCCGTTAGAATGGCAAGCCAGGCATCTTCATTGGCATCAATCCCCAGCCCAAAGACTGTCGTACTCCCGATTTCAAACAGCATCATGAGGCAATATAACTGCCAGGTGCTTATCTGTATCATCCGCTTGCCCCGTCTTTCCGGCAGGAACTGCCAGTTTAACATATATTGTTTCACATTTTTTCCCACGCTATACACCTGGGAACCACCGATTTATCAACGGTTACCCGGCCTTTTAAGACCACAAACAAAAAAGACCTCCCTAATAATTAGGAAAGTCAGCAATCGAACCAGAATGTGTTTTCAAGCTGTTCAGCATACTGCCTGACGGCGCTTTTTATGTCATCCTTCATTAAGCCTTTTTAAAAACACGCACTACACTTCACAATAAGTTTTCAGCAATGGTTTCATAATTTAACAAATGACTGTTGATGGTATCAAAAACATACACTACCCCATCAGCTTCCTGACTCAGCCGGTCCAGATAATCCTGATAGGGACGCAAGCCGATGGCAATAAGCCGGTAACCCTGTTTTTTTATTTGACGGGCAACGAGCAGGGCGTCATCCACCGACTGCTGCGTTGTGCAATCGGGACCGTCCGGCAACCCATCGGTAATTAAAATCAATACACCCTTGTCCGCCTTTGCTTTGCGCAGGTGTTGAAAGCCCGCTT from Propionispora hippei DSM 15287 encodes the following:
- a CDS encoding GerAB/ArcD/ProY family transporter, producing the protein MGKNVKQYMLNWQFLPERRGKRMIQISTWQLYCLMMLFEIGSTTVFGLGIDANEDAWLAILTAMFFGFLLLWVYTEIHRRYPERNLVEIIQQTFGNWLAIPLAMLYGLEFFWIATLNFREFGELISMILLPNIPLSIILIIFMLTVVYVLFLGCEVLARMGEIMFPIVVFFIIATIFLISASGEVSLHRLQPVLGNGVGPVLKAAIPAVLNFPFGEMVVFFMYWPFAREKKLVRKTSMFVTATIGVLLSSVLALMVAVLGVPLVKISTIPIYEVIKLINIMDIITNLDSIATVVMFIGGFFKMAIHFYGGILVYKTLLKVPRKHEKWLIVFFGTFWTWFSITYYPNLIFHRWAGLKVSISYFYSGFTVFELVCPVLLLIAIYLKDLQRRIRKTNNCQQEGS
- a CDS encoding spore germination protein, yielding MVLQFTQSANTGPEQKADSGAAQESACQVSPDIRANQKQLREVFDKSQDIIFRDFAIPHLHREAFLCFINGMADVERIDQYILQPLMQKPVKGQVRRSRYRGNCLQRVKKDLLGSAGITETNVFQEVARQLLAGNTAVFIDRSPQVLIVHTEGFSYRAIEEPGTETVVRGSREGFTENITVNITMLRRRVRNTDLVVEKMQLGEQTNTNLVIAYLENLANPELVAEVKKRIQQIKIDAVLDSGYVEQYIEDQKYSIFSTVGSTEKPDVVAGKLLEGRVAVFCDGTPFVLTVPFLFIESLQSSEDYYLRPIAASFMRLIRVFSLLMTIALPALYVTVSMYHYEMVPTILLITMAATREGIPFPPFLEAFIMGIAFEIIREAGIRMPRPVGQAISIVGALVLGETAVNAGVVSSPMVIVVAITAITDFVNPSLTTTTVFLRIFLLALAAVLGLYGILIGFFFILAHICSLRSFGAPYLSPLAPVNRSGLKDTLIRSSLWLMKQRPSYIQWKHSRRRGE